Proteins from a single region of Funiculus sociatus GB2-C1:
- a CDS encoding PAS domain-containing protein: protein MNLNRFSQEIKVAHWRAATLNECARKSLLQQQNLVSESFEELYAALEKLQVAQEQLSLLNQKLAAAHQVAQGERQRYQDLLEFIPDPCLVTDMAGVIQEANGAAATMLNVPQRFLVGKPLVLFVVEQERRAFRWELNRLCQVDRLEEWKVHLRSRDREQSMDVSLTVATIRNWGGKAIALRWLLRDITLVERAGEELRLLKEAVQQIEECIIITSAELEEPGPRILFVNPTFTKITGYTPEEIIGKTPRILQGAKTDRSVLEKLRRNLSQGQPFQGETINYSKDGKEYKVQLNCAPIHNERGEIKHFLSRQRYIPLEHSNDANCLETPPSP, encoded by the coding sequence ATGAATTTAAATCGATTTTCTCAAGAGATAAAGGTTGCACACTGGCGTGCAGCTACTTTGAACGAGTGCGCTCGTAAATCGCTTTTACAGCAACAAAACCTAGTATCAGAATCTTTTGAGGAACTGTATGCTGCTTTGGAAAAACTTCAAGTAGCTCAGGAGCAGTTAAGCTTATTAAATCAGAAGCTTGCTGCGGCTCACCAGGTAGCCCAAGGGGAACGCCAGCGCTACCAAGACTTATTGGAATTTATCCCAGATCCCTGTCTGGTGACTGATATGGCAGGGGTCATTCAAGAGGCAAACGGCGCTGCGGCGACGATGCTCAACGTCCCGCAGCGGTTCTTGGTTGGTAAGCCCCTGGTTCTGTTTGTAGTCGAACAAGAGCGTCGAGCGTTTCGTTGGGAACTAAATCGGCTCTGCCAAGTGGATCGGCTTGAGGAGTGGAAAGTGCATTTGCGATCGCGCGATAGGGAGCAGTCTATGGATGTGTCCCTGACGGTGGCTACTATCCGCAACTGGGGAGGCAAAGCGATCGCTCTACGCTGGCTTCTACGCGACATTACTCTGGTTGAGCGAGCAGGAGAAGAACTGCGGTTACTCAAAGAAGCTGTGCAACAGATTGAAGAGTGCATCATTATCACATCAGCCGAACTTGAAGAACCGGGGCCGAGAATTCTCTTTGTTAACCCAACTTTTACTAAAATTACGGGCTATACTCCCGAAGAGATTATTGGCAAAACACCACGTATTCTGCAAGGCGCTAAAACAGATCGCTCAGTCTTAGAGAAATTGCGTCGGAACTTGTCACAGGGACAACCATTTCAGGGTGAGACAATAAACTACAGCAAGGATGGTAAGGAATATAAGGTGCAGTTGAATTGCGCCCCGATCCACAACGAACGAGGAGAAATTAAGCATTTTCTCTCCCGCCAACGCTACATTCCTCTAGAGCATTCCAATGATGCAAATTGTTTGGAAACCCCACCCTCACCGTAA
- a CDS encoding general stress protein, giving the protein MEVSDRIHGIGVFSNREEAQQGINELKASDFPMDKVSVIARDADHNDQLSGAEMSDRVGSQDVGSATGVVADAVTGATWGTVLVGLTSLAIPGVGPVLAAGSLGVALLTGVAGTGLGALASNNLVKAMTDLGIPEEQARAYSDRLHLGKYLLIVDGSDEDIHRAEAILSNKGIKDWGIFNPAQV; this is encoded by the coding sequence ATGGAAGTAAGCGATCGCATACATGGTATTGGAGTATTTTCTAACCGTGAAGAAGCCCAACAGGGAATCAATGAATTAAAAGCTTCAGACTTCCCAATGGACAAAGTTTCTGTCATTGCTAGAGATGCAGACCACAACGATCAGCTTAGCGGTGCGGAGATGAGCGATCGCGTTGGTAGTCAAGATGTAGGATCTGCAACAGGAGTGGTGGCTGATGCTGTCACAGGCGCTACCTGGGGTACTGTATTAGTTGGGTTGACCAGTCTAGCTATTCCCGGTGTAGGCCCAGTCTTAGCCGCGGGTTCCCTTGGCGTGGCGCTACTTACTGGCGTGGCGGGTACTGGATTGGGAGCATTAGCTAGTAATAATTTGGTTAAGGCGATGACCGATTTAGGCATTCCCGAAGAACAAGCTAGAGCTTATAGCGATCGCCTCCATCTAGGCAAGTATTTGCTTATAGTAGATGGCTCAGATGAGGACATTCATCGCGCTGAAGCAATCTTAAGCAATAAGGGTATTAAAGATTGGGGCATTTTTAATCCCGCACAGGTTTAA
- a CDS encoding DUF2243 domain-containing protein yields the protein METKQNQHRLLIIAGILLGMGFAGFFDGIMLHQILQWHHMLTSVQPTTNIGSFEVNTFWDGLFNASTYAMTIAGLVLVWRAGLRGDFVGKSKTFGGALLVGAGAFNVIEGIINHHILGIHHVKSGPNELAWDIGFLILGALLAVVGGILWRDGGREIAPTEIKS from the coding sequence ATGGAAACTAAACAAAACCAACACAGACTACTAATTATTGCTGGTATCCTTCTTGGGATGGGCTTCGCAGGATTTTTTGATGGCATCATGCTGCATCAAATCCTTCAATGGCACCATATGCTAACAAGCGTTCAGCCTACTACGAACATCGGCAGTTTTGAAGTAAATACCTTCTGGGATGGTCTTTTCAATGCCAGCACATACGCCATGACTATAGCTGGACTCGTGTTGGTCTGGCGTGCGGGTTTGCGGGGCGATTTTGTGGGGAAGTCAAAGACTTTTGGGGGAGCTTTGCTTGTTGGTGCAGGTGCTTTCAACGTAATTGAAGGAATAATTAACCACCACATTCTCGGCATTCATCATGTAAAATCTGGGCCTAATGAACTTGCCTGGGATATCGGATTTCTCATTCTAGGTGCGCTTCTTGCTGTGGTCGGTGGGATTCTATGGCGAGATGGAGGACGGGAAATCGCACCTACTGAAATCAAAAGCTAA
- a CDS encoding Uma2 family endonuclease translates to MVQYNPLQYLPTAEELPDSDDTPVDNELQILIPTLLRAILALLWADRRDWFFGVNMGVYYQPQLAAIVPDSFLSLGVERFKPSGKLRLSYVLWQENNIVPQWVLEVVSKTPGGEYDEKMTKYAQLGVLYYVIYNPDYYRRDKHDSFEVYRLENGVYVRQMSSLVWMPEIGLGIGCEVGTHEGYMREWLYWYDQNGNRLIPPEEIIRQERQIAQQERQRAERLAERLRQMGVDPDTL, encoded by the coding sequence ATGGTACAGTACAACCCGTTGCAATATCTTCCAACAGCTGAAGAACTGCCTGACTCTGACGATACCCCTGTGGATAACGAACTGCAAATTCTCATCCCCACTCTGCTACGAGCAATCTTAGCTCTACTGTGGGCAGACCGCAGGGACTGGTTTTTCGGGGTGAATATGGGAGTTTACTATCAACCCCAATTAGCGGCAATTGTACCGGATAGCTTTCTGAGTTTAGGAGTAGAGCGATTTAAGCCTAGTGGTAAACTCCGACTAAGCTACGTACTTTGGCAAGAAAACAATATTGTCCCGCAGTGGGTATTAGAAGTTGTCTCTAAAACTCCAGGCGGCGAGTACGACGAAAAGATGACCAAGTATGCTCAACTCGGTGTGCTGTACTACGTCATCTACAACCCCGACTATTACAGGCGCGACAAGCACGACTCGTTTGAAGTGTATCGTCTAGAGAATGGTGTCTACGTGCGTCAGATGAGTTCCCTAGTGTGGATGCCAGAAATTGGGTTGGGAATAGGGTGCGAGGTGGGTACTCATGAAGGATACATGAGGGAATGGCTCTATTGGTACGACCAGAATGGCAATCGACTTATTCCACCAGAGGAAATAATTAGGCAGGAGCGTCAAATAGCGCAGCAGGAGCGTCAACGGGCAGAGCGTTTGGCGGAGCGACTGCGCCAGATGGGAGTTGACCCCGATACTCTGTAG